A region from the Oceanidesulfovibrio marinus genome encodes:
- a CDS encoding thiamine pyrophosphate-dependent dehydrogenase E1 component subunit alpha, giving the protein MATAGDAGIRLQILEKMILSRRFEDQITELAEEQGRLPGMQILATGQEAAVAAVLALQDDDVIVTNHRSHAHILARGADPNTLMAEIMGKESGVNHGKSGTLHLIVPEVNVLMTSTVVGAAPPLAAGAAFAQQYTESGAITAVFFGDGAAAEGSVHEAMNLAGVWKLPLLFICENNCWAGAQSYQEHCSVGNIASRAGSYGMPGDLVNGNDADDVLKTARDLAARCREGKGPALMELATYRMHGHGEFDKQHYVDPEELKEWAARDPLTMYRKRLTEEGVATAEQIESMEQEAARIVEEAVRFAEESPYPAPEAVLDHVWAEARATR; this is encoded by the coding sequence ATGGCGACTGCCGGCGATGCGGGCATCAGGCTGCAGATCCTGGAAAAAATGATCCTGTCCAGACGCTTTGAAGACCAAATCACTGAACTCGCCGAGGAGCAGGGACGGCTGCCCGGCATGCAGATACTCGCCACAGGGCAGGAGGCCGCGGTCGCCGCGGTGCTGGCCCTGCAGGACGACGACGTTATCGTGACGAACCACCGCAGCCATGCGCATATCCTGGCGCGCGGCGCCGACCCCAACACGCTTATGGCCGAGATCATGGGCAAGGAAAGCGGCGTAAACCACGGCAAGTCCGGCACCCTGCACCTCATCGTGCCGGAGGTGAACGTGCTGATGACCTCCACGGTGGTCGGCGCGGCGCCGCCCCTGGCAGCCGGCGCTGCCTTTGCCCAGCAATATACGGAGAGCGGAGCCATCACTGCCGTCTTTTTCGGCGACGGCGCCGCTGCAGAAGGCTCGGTGCACGAGGCCATGAATCTGGCCGGGGTGTGGAAACTGCCGCTGCTCTTCATCTGCGAGAACAACTGCTGGGCCGGAGCGCAGAGCTACCAGGAGCACTGCTCGGTGGGCAACATCGCCTCCCGCGCCGGATCGTACGGCATGCCCGGCGACCTGGTGAACGGCAACGACGCCGACGATGTGCTCAAGACGGCCAGGGACCTGGCCGCGCGGTGCCGCGAGGGCAAGGGCCCGGCGCTGATGGAGCTGGCCACCTACCGCATGCACGGCCACGGCGAGTTTGACAAGCAGCACTACGTGGACCCGGAGGAGCTCAAGGAGTGGGCGGCGCGCGATCCCCTCACCATGTATCGTAAGCGGCTTACCGAGGAAGGCGTTGCCACGGCCGAACAGATTGAGTCCATGGAGCAGGAAGCCGCCCGTATCGTGGAAGAGGCAGTGCGCTTTGCCGAGGAGAGCCCGTATCCGGCTCCCGAGGCCGTCCTGGACCATGTATGGGCCGAAGCCCGCGCGACCCGATAG
- a CDS encoding alpha-ketoacid dehydrogenase subunit beta — MREMHTGVAIREALTLAMEQDERVFLAGEGIGTSIHDNPLMPTYGLLEKFGSKRVKDTPVSEAAIAGLAVGASNMGLLPVVEIMFFPFMTLASDMVVNHAAKLRYLSGGKSAFPLTVRVKAGLFPAGCQHCHNLEAWMAHVPGLKMTFASNPADAKGLLLSAIFDPDPVIVVEDMGLYFMLGEAPEGDVRVPLGKARIARQGTDATVVAYGGAVHTAMAAAGMLEAEGVSLEVIDLRTLVPLDKETVLESLGRTGRLVTVHDATRFCGYGAELAAIAAEEGFASLKAPVRRVAAPNTPAPFTPPQVEYYKPGAEDVVEAVRSIL, encoded by the coding sequence ATGCGCGAAATGCATACCGGCGTAGCGATTCGTGAGGCCCTGACTCTGGCCATGGAGCAGGACGAGCGGGTTTTTCTGGCGGGCGAGGGCATAGGTACCTCCATCCACGACAACCCGCTCATGCCCACGTACGGGCTGCTGGAGAAGTTCGGGTCCAAACGGGTGAAGGACACCCCGGTCAGCGAGGCGGCCATCGCCGGCCTGGCCGTGGGCGCATCCAACATGGGGCTCCTGCCCGTGGTGGAGATCATGTTCTTCCCCTTCATGACCCTGGCCTCGGACATGGTGGTGAACCACGCGGCCAAGCTGCGCTACCTGAGCGGCGGCAAGAGCGCGTTCCCGCTCACGGTGCGGGTCAAGGCGGGCCTTTTCCCGGCCGGCTGCCAGCACTGCCACAACCTGGAGGCGTGGATGGCGCACGTTCCCGGCCTGAAGATGACGTTCGCCTCCAACCCGGCGGACGCCAAGGGCCTGTTGCTCTCGGCCATCTTCGACCCCGACCCGGTCATCGTGGTGGAGGACATGGGCCTCTACTTTATGCTGGGCGAGGCGCCCGAGGGCGACGTGCGCGTGCCCCTGGGCAAGGCGCGCATCGCGCGGCAGGGGACGGACGCTACCGTGGTGGCCTACGGCGGCGCAGTGCATACCGCCATGGCCGCGGCCGGCATGCTGGAGGCCGAAGGCGTCAGCCTGGAGGTCATCGATCTGCGCACGCTGGTGCCGCTGGACAAGGAGACGGTGCTTGAGTCCCTGGGCCGCACGGGCCGGTTGGTCACGGTGCATGACGCGACCAGGTTCTGCGGCTACGGGGCCGAGCTCGCGGCCATTGCGGCCGAGGAGGGCTTTGCCTCGCTCAAGGCGCCCGTGCGCCGGGTGGCCGCGCCCAACACGCCCGCGCCTTTTACTCCGCCGCAGGTGGAGTACTACAAGCCCGGCGCCGAGGATGTTGTCGAGGCAGTGCGGTCTATACTGTAG
- a CDS encoding sensor histidine kinase codes for MQVWLLRALVFLLITLGASGISVMVYTHTVDRENMLQFRAMQRSEVLENVGRLLLEWRRSGAVEAIDAYIRDQQEHGRVYSLLDAESRVIAGVKPDQALRDLSKQSLQGGGYAFIDTENGFFKPPMRQPPMESFMFLGRDSRPYVLTLSMRPGLMPPPRVPKPLVFIIVGACVATVVLFLLLRISGTASRELRAAMRLLAQGDFGVRVDSSLERRNDPFSKLAKDFNTTVTSLAGKQAEQRFLITDLTHDMRSSLTRMALAMELARNTSPDRANQLLARIKADSEKLNAISEQLMEHVRLQWSYSRRIPLELDGMLRSLTEELNAEAREQEKRVVFSGRGECRVMGNESQLYSMVRNVAANGLRHTPARGEVRICLEHDAKAEAARITIQDQGPGLSPEMLREVFEPFKQAGENRGEAGLGLAIAKLVSERHGGAIELANRTGAGLQATITLPLLKTLEITPPESSSAEPRSEAAQTEGETVEPKLKASTSSVLTGV; via the coding sequence ATGCAAGTCTGGCTGCTCCGCGCCCTCGTCTTTCTGCTCATCACACTCGGCGCGTCCGGCATATCCGTCATGGTTTACACCCACACGGTGGACAGGGAGAACATGCTCCAGTTTCGGGCCATGCAGCGGAGCGAGGTTCTGGAGAACGTGGGCCGGCTGCTGCTGGAGTGGCGCAGGAGCGGCGCCGTGGAGGCCATCGACGCCTACATCCGGGACCAGCAGGAGCACGGCCGCGTCTACTCCCTGCTGGACGCCGAGAGCCGGGTCATCGCCGGGGTCAAGCCGGACCAGGCCCTGCGCGATCTGAGCAAGCAGTCCTTGCAGGGCGGCGGCTACGCATTCATTGATACGGAAAACGGGTTCTTCAAACCGCCCATGCGCCAGCCGCCCATGGAGTCCTTCATGTTTCTCGGCAGGGACAGCCGGCCGTACGTCCTCACCCTGTCGATGCGGCCCGGTCTCATGCCGCCGCCGCGCGTGCCCAAGCCGCTAGTCTTCATCATCGTGGGCGCATGCGTGGCCACGGTCGTGCTCTTTCTCCTGCTCCGCATCTCCGGTACGGCCTCCCGCGAGCTGCGCGCGGCCATGCGGCTGCTGGCCCAGGGCGACTTCGGCGTGCGCGTGGACTCCTCCCTGGAGCGGCGCAACGATCCGTTCTCCAAGCTGGCCAAGGACTTCAACACCACAGTGACCAGCCTGGCCGGCAAGCAGGCCGAGCAGCGCTTCCTCATCACCGATCTCACCCACGACATGCGCTCCTCCCTCACGCGCATGGCCCTGGCCATGGAGCTGGCGCGGAACACCAGCCCGGACCGGGCCAACCAGCTGCTGGCGCGCATCAAGGCTGACTCCGAAAAGCTCAACGCCATCTCCGAGCAGCTTATGGAGCACGTGCGCCTGCAGTGGAGCTACTCGCGCCGTATTCCCCTGGAGCTGGACGGCATGCTCCGCAGCCTGACCGAGGAGCTGAACGCCGAGGCCAGGGAGCAGGAAAAACGCGTGGTCTTCTCCGGTCGCGGCGAATGCCGCGTGATGGGCAACGAGTCCCAGCTCTACAGCATGGTCCGGAACGTGGCCGCCAACGGCCTCCGCCACACCCCGGCCCGGGGCGAGGTGCGCATCTGCCTGGAGCACGACGCCAAGGCCGAGGCCGCGCGCATCACCATTCAGGACCAGGGGCCCGGCCTGTCGCCGGAGATGCTGCGGGAGGTCTTCGAGCCCTTCAAGCAGGCTGGCGAGAACCGCGGCGAGGCCGGCCTCGGCCTGGCCATTGCCAAGCTGGTCAGCGAGCGCCACGGCGGCGCCATCGAGCTGGCCAACCGCACGGGCGCGGGCCTGCAGGCCACCATCACGCTGCCCCTGCTCAAGACCCTGGAGATCACCCCACCCGAAAGCAGCAGCGCGGAGCCCCGGAGCGAGGCCGCACAGACCGAGGGCGAGACAGTGGAGCCAAAGCTGAAGGCGAGTACGTCGTCTGTGTTGACTGGGGTGTGA
- a CDS encoding response regulator transcription factor, which yields MHRIALIDDDTELCSMLQEYFQGEGLLVHSCYDGAGGLEAALSQEWDLVILDVCLPDLNGFELLAELRTQSDVPVLMLTGRGEVVDKVVGLEIGADDYLAKPFEPRELLARVRAIIRRHRKAGAPPSPDSRTLTAADLVLHAGSRLVYVNGKQVPLTNVEFTILQMLLTAEGNLVSREDISLQALNRELAPFDRSIDVHISNLRRKLGSAPWGGGRITTIRGAGYLYTAFEQADDTTGRNGPDDNDDEDRALGSR from the coding sequence GGCGAGGGGCTGCTGGTCCACTCGTGCTACGACGGCGCGGGCGGCCTGGAGGCGGCGTTGTCCCAGGAGTGGGACCTCGTCATCCTGGACGTCTGCCTGCCGGACCTGAACGGGTTCGAGCTGCTGGCCGAGCTGCGGACCCAATCCGATGTCCCGGTGCTCATGCTCACCGGCCGGGGCGAGGTGGTCGACAAAGTCGTGGGGCTGGAGATCGGCGCGGACGACTACCTGGCCAAACCGTTCGAGCCGCGGGAGCTTCTTGCGCGCGTCCGGGCGATCATTCGCCGCCATCGCAAGGCCGGCGCGCCGCCCTCCCCGGACTCCAGAACCCTGACCGCGGCCGACCTGGTGCTCCACGCCGGATCGCGGCTGGTCTACGTCAACGGCAAGCAGGTGCCGCTGACCAACGTGGAGTTCACCATCCTGCAGATGCTGCTGACCGCGGAAGGCAACCTGGTGAGCCGCGAGGACATCTCCCTCCAGGCGCTCAACAGGGAGCTTGCGCCTTTTGACCGCAGCATCGACGTCCACATCAGCAACCTGCGCCGCAAGCTGGGCTCCGCGCCGTGGGGCGGCGGCCGCATCACCACCATCCGCGGCGCCGGATATCTGTACACCGCCTTCGAGCAGGCCGACGACACCACGGGCCGGAACGGCCCGGACGATAACGACGACGAAGACCGAGCCCTCGGCTCCAGGTGA